A stretch of the Proteus sp. ZN5 genome encodes the following:
- the allS gene encoding HTH-type transcriptional activator AllS, translated as MLDQEMIRTFIQVADCQSFTKAADVLHKTSAAISYRIKTLEENIGTQLFNRTTRTVTLTPAGEYLLEKCRQWIVWLESMPVELQQMNAGVEHQVNIVINNLLYDRTAVASMLACLHQRFPSTQFHITRQVYMGVWDALINEDYHFAIGVTGNESLKNNINICAMGEIQWQFVVAPNHPLANISGVLSDDQMRMYSAVNVEDTSRHLSKRTAWRLSGQHEIRVPDLHTKLACHLKGVGIGFLPLSLCKPLIDSGQLIAKEVKNRRHNSPLSLAWCEDKKGAVVSYLVELFKQNHPSVQSFYDPLN; from the coding sequence ATGTTAGACCAAGAAATGATCCGTACCTTTATACAGGTCGCCGATTGCCAAAGTTTTACCAAAGCAGCTGATGTGCTTCATAAAACATCAGCAGCAATTAGTTACCGCATCAAAACATTAGAAGAAAATATCGGTACCCAACTTTTTAATCGCACCACAAGAACCGTTACACTGACACCCGCAGGCGAATATCTATTAGAAAAATGTCGTCAATGGATTGTATGGTTAGAGTCAATGCCTGTGGAACTTCAGCAGATGAACGCGGGTGTCGAACATCAAGTCAACATTGTCATTAATAATCTGCTCTATGATCGCACCGCGGTTGCTAGTATGTTGGCTTGTCTTCATCAACGTTTTCCTTCTACCCAGTTTCATATTACTCGCCAAGTCTATATGGGTGTTTGGGATGCGCTTATTAACGAAGATTATCACTTTGCTATCGGCGTTACCGGTAATGAATCCCTTAAGAATAATATTAACATTTGTGCGATGGGCGAAATTCAATGGCAATTTGTTGTCGCGCCTAATCATCCTTTAGCCAATATCAGTGGTGTATTAAGTGATGACCAAATGCGTATGTATTCTGCTGTAAACGTCGAAGATACATCTCGTCATCTTTCTAAACGTACAGCATGGCGCTTATCGGGTCAGCATGAGATCCGTGTGCCTGATTTACACACCAAATTAGCCTGCCATTTAAAAGGTGTTGGAATAGGATTTTTGCCATTAAGTTTATGCAAACCACTTATTGATAGCGGACAGTTAATTGCGAAAGAAGTAAAAAATCGTCGTCATAACTCCCCTCTATCATTAGCATGGTGTGAAGATAAAAAAGGTGCTGTGGTAAGTTATTTAGTGGAGTTGTTTAAGCAAAATCACCCTAGTGTGCAATCGTTTTACGATCCTTTAAATTAA
- a CDS encoding CPBP family intramembrane glutamic endopeptidase produces the protein MITWLLLAFSLLFLGFNRPLAFITLILTTLSAFITGVITWQTLPVIFSILLLTFAYSRYKKQPLLKAIIILALVIIASGLTFHLIPGFNNLRYLSHAIIGMKSAPFSFYFNADKALLPFIFLIFIPTLFVCEPLKKANKLQWAILIIAIPALLLVAVKLGGLAIELHLPSWLPAFILANLFFVSLAEEALFRGVIQQTLSRYLPPYVVLLIAAIIFGLAHFAGGLLLIIFASLAGIIYGLAWMWSGRLWVSTAFHFTLNLTHILFFTYPFKIA, from the coding sequence ATGATCACTTGGCTACTTCTTGCTTTTTCTTTATTATTTTTGGGTTTCAATCGCCCCCTTGCGTTTATTACACTGATACTTACGACACTTAGCGCATTTATTACGGGTGTTATTACATGGCAAACCTTGCCAGTTATTTTTAGTATTCTCTTACTCACGTTCGCCTATTCTCGCTATAAAAAACAGCCTCTACTTAAAGCAATCATCATTCTCGCACTTGTCATTATTGCCAGTGGATTAACTTTTCACCTTATTCCTGGTTTTAACAATTTACGTTACCTTTCACATGCCATTATAGGGATGAAAAGTGCCCCTTTTTCTTTTTATTTCAATGCCGATAAAGCATTATTACCTTTTATTTTTCTGATTTTTATTCCTACACTTTTTGTCTGCGAGCCATTAAAAAAAGCAAACAAGCTACAGTGGGCAATACTAATTATTGCCATTCCAGCATTGTTATTGGTTGCAGTAAAACTGGGGGGATTAGCGATTGAATTGCATTTACCATCGTGGTTACCTGCATTTATTCTCGCAAACCTCTTTTTTGTATCACTTGCTGAAGAAGCATTATTTAGGGGGGTTATTCAGCAAACATTATCACGTTATCTTCCCCCTTATGTTGTGCTATTAATAGCAGCCATTATCTTTGGGTTAGCACATTTTGCAGGCGGGTTACTGTTAATTATATTTGCTTCACTGGCAGGTATTATTTATGGATTAGCTTGGATGTGGAGTGGTCGACTTTGGGTTTCAACCGCTTTTCACTTTACACTTAACTTGACTCACATTCTCTTCTTTACTTACCCATTTAAAATCGCGTGA